The DNA window TTTTGTTAGTCATTGTTTATATTAAGATGGAATAGGATGCAGTCTGCAGGTCCAATTCGTCGGGCAAGTAGAATGATCAACTAATCATTAAGAATTACCAAAAGTAATCCCTATTCTTACCCAATTTAATCAAATCGACAAATCatagttcataataaaaaatatcaaaatatcataaagCATcggattaattaattaaatatctctatatttcttttcttttataaataaattttataattttattttattacaaattttcatatacacataattttagAAAGATTTTTTTGATTCAATAATTCAACTATAATAGTAACTAACTACTATTTAAGACAATCCTTCCACATGGGAAGTACAATTTTCTCACGTCGAGCGTGAGTCtctttttgtaaaatttaaaattatgaaaatatttttttttgtaaaatataaatttatgaatcaaattttgtattttgaaaaagtttgaaatcaCAATTTGTAATTTCaagtcctatttatttatggagaacttgaaatttaaaatcaataattaaaattgaaattgaaattttatgtCAATTTCATAAACATGATGGCTAACGTAGatttaaaatcaaacataaaatcATGCTCTCAAATTCTCTGGTCAAATGCCTATCTTTAGACTACAAATTAGTAGCAATATTTAAGAAGATGCTTGATCAAATAATGGTCATTAATTAATCAACTTTTGTGTGTTTCATAAGGTGTTGAACGAGTCAGCATACAATAAAATACGAACTAGGTACGTAGTTGGAACTTTAAAGTATACCGTTGTTAATGAACTTAATTATGCTTTATCTAACTTTGCataatacaaaattacaaatatatatccaCGTGTTTATTCCTATTCTAGATCGATGGCCTTCTCCTATGTCTTTTGGGTTTTAATTAGTCAACTTTAAACCAATCTCAATTGGAATATTGcaagttaaaaattaatatcTAAGATTTCTTCACATGAGTCAATCTCAAGTTGATTAGTTATCATAGGTAagtacacatttttttttcttttctttttgattctTTTATTTGGTGTGGGGTGGATGGGTGAGACTAGTTTCAAGTTAAAACAACAATTATTATAACTACGCATTAGTTTCAAATAAGGTAATATCAATTATATGATACCTTATATCATTATTCCTGTGCAAAAAAATGgtatcaatatataaatattttacttccatTTTGCTCTATAGTTATTTTATAgttatttgagaattcataaagttcaaattttatatttacttctGAATACCTTTCATACTATTTCATTTGTTGATACACATAGAAAATCGCTTATATTTGACAGACATCATGTCAAAATTTGGCTCATTGGTAAAGttctttgataaaaaaaatctatctaAAATGATACCAACATAACCAAATAAATTACGTGAAATTTTCCGTCGAAAATTAGGGattttgaattattgataaTACGTGTTAATGGAATGGGAAGAAGGCACCAGATCCACTTAATATGCCATATATGGAGGGTTAGCAAGATTagcaaattaataaaattaaactacatttccttgccaaaaaaaaaggaaattgttgCTTGTTCCGATACTTACTCCTCATTGGTCGATTTTTACGAAAGAAggtaatatatttatatattttatatctttatGTTCATCGAATTTTTCGACATATGGAAACATCAATCTTAACGAACATGAGTTTAGATCTTGTGCGTCGGTAGTCCGTAGattaattgtttaatttctaGCTAAATGTAGATTAaacactttctttttttaaaaaaaaataagcatcatatatataaatttttaatgaaaaatataaaattagaataatGATATCTGACTTTAGAATTTAATAAGTTAGATATAATGATATCaaaattgtattgatgtttcaatataataattattttttgctatGCTGAAATGTTAAAGAAcacatcaaaaaataatatttttgtacaaaaaatttaataaatagatTTTGCAGAAGGTTCTATCGTTTGAAGAACTTCACAATattcaattataataataataaaaaataagaatagtgaatgaaaaatgaaaaggtaGATATACTCTCTTATTATTTGAAGCTGAAGCAGATATGTCTATGTCAACATGTTAGCTTTCACaaagactttttaaaaaagtatatatatttcttttgttttattttaatttatgttggtATTTGTgcattttaaaactaaaattacaaTATTAAGTGCATATGTTAGTGTGTATAAATTGATAAGAATGTGGTCATTATTGTGGTGTAACTCTTGTAACCACTATTATCATGATCTACCACTTCCACTCATTATTCTATCTTATTATACCTGGCAATCAGAAGCGTATtcaggattttgagatgatgagtGCACTATTACGAAAAGATAGACTAAGAAATAGATTTTGATCAGTTTaacatttaggttcttatcactgaaaatcattcaaattttaaaattataggtcaaaaattattttttatctatccAAACCACTTGGAGAGGTGTTAcccaattttagaaagaaaataaaacaagataaatgaaAGATTCAACCCAATCATCATCGCAcaacattatatgatacttcaaGTGTGGATTCACACATCTGtgtttacatatatttttaaaaatataacactactatatatgaatTCAGGAGGGGAGCANTGATAAGAATGTGGTCATTATTGTGGTGTAACTCTTGTAATCACTATTGTCATGATCTACCACTTCCACTCATTATTCTATCTTATTATACCTGGTAACTTATGTAATTTTTGGGCTATTCAATTATCTAATTTAGTTCCCCATAATCTTTCTATTCATTGTCACCTAGAAAAGTATGATCTTACCTTGTATTGATAGGAAGAAAAATAATGTAAGAAAAGATGAGAAGTTTATATTGGTTagtgtagtgaaagagagagttgagacaaagaaaaatattctaagtcttaATTTTATTCAcggtataaaaaaaaataattatatgttgaAGAAGGTGTTCTATTTGTGGACCTTTGACTCTTCAACAAATCGATGTATATTATGTCGCAATGAGCccgaatctccttaaagagagtaagatatccacatctcaacctgaatatttttttatttattttttgtcattttatttttaactataatttataatatttatgatatattacTCCAACAATTTAATTAGTACacaattaaattagaaaaaagtgAAGCCATTGAGGCTCCAAGTATTTGTTTTTATAGTTAAGTCGGTCCTGTAATTAGGTAGAATAAAGACAAAGTACGTACATTGAGACAAAAACACTATTTGTTGCCACATTCATGAACGACGATGTTACTGTTTTATTAACACCGACTTTACAATTCTCTGATATCAGtaattaaaatgaattgaaattatttatgttttagtcTTCACATATTAAattatccaactgattttctatatataataatgagCTCCTTTATAACTTACAGCCAAGACAAATTGTTTCCATATAGAAATTTAATAGTGGGACAACGAAACTTAGTAAGCAAATAACAAGAGGGACTGAAGGAGTTGCTCAAATGGTAAAtacttttcaatttcaattctaaaattaataaatatttgctaCTTACTTAAAAATCAAGTAATTGactgtttaaatttttaattaattatagtatTACTACAATTGTTCACGAATAACATTGACCTACTAGAAATGGTGAAGCcaaatatgattaaaataatacaatcaCTGCCATAAATTTGGAGCTAATCGAGATTTGAGGGGTAGAAAAGTCtcacattattataatttaaaaaatactagTAACGGCAAAGTCCAACATTATTGAAATGGTCTACTCAACCATATGCTAATATTATATACACTTGTATGAGGGTGTAATAATGAGGCAATAACAAGTTCTCTGGTTCAAGATAAATGAGATTAAGTAATCATTATCATTGGACGAAAGATTAAGATATATTAAATTACTCCCcatgatttaaattattttggagTCGTTTAGTGTGAGCTCGTGAGGTATCAAGAATAATAATTTCAGGATAAAATgtaggattatttttttttatgttgattgAAAGTATTAGGTAGTTTTTGGATTATTTATCCCACTATTTTAGTGATAgaataagttatctcatatataGAGGCGGAGCCACCTAGTACTAAGGGGTTCATCTGAACCCCCTTTGGcgtaaaattatattaattatacatgattaaaatatttttttatgtatatatagtagatgtcgaacccccttcgtcTACTTTGTGTGTCTATTTctacagattttgaacccctttaTTGAAAATTCTGACTCTGCTACTGctcatatatatgataaaataacTTATCACGAGATTAAATATTGTGGAATAACTTATTCGGCCGACCAAACGACCCTTGAGGCTTTTGTTACACATCAAATCACCCTTCATCTTTCCTCAAATTACCTTTTAActcgtttttaaaaaaatatattgtatagaTCATCTATTGGAGCAAAGTAGTCAATATCTTATTAATCTCCCAACTGTTTGACTTTTGAGCACATTGGCTTGGCTACAAGTCTAAAACAACGTTCATTTTGATCAAGCGTTCAACTTAAGCTGCTTGGTGCATGTTGTTATTCGTAATGAATTCTTGACCTTggttttaatattatttattagaatcaaatatttattatcatgtccaaaactattatatataagcataatttttactttttaactaAATTTATCTACGTAAACTTATGTTCGATTGTGCCTCTGAACTCGACCTCGGCTACTTCAATTCTCTCGTGGGCCTACGTTGgtcttatccaacaaatctttatGAATCAAAGGGTACGTGTACTTGTACAATTGATTTATCTcttcttttaataatatatacaacACTCAATCTTTATTCTTTTCTAAATAATAGTATTATAAACTAATCTATTCTCTTCCACCAGAAAAAATATAGaacattcataaaaataaaaaataaaaattttatggGTATCAAACGATGAAACTGCTTACCAATCTGGTCTCAAAACAATTCAATGAGTTTTACTTTCCTTCATGAGTACCAAGTTTTAGGTTAAGTACCTATTAACCGATCAAAAGATTAACAGGTGGCGGTGATTTGCATCCAAGTCCCATTTAAAGTTAgtttgttaaaaagaaaattcgacctaatttccttttcttgcaaatttatttcaaaacatcaacatCAAACGATCGAGTAATGGATCTTATCAACTTGCTTACTAGTTTTCCTCCTATGTTCAAAACTTTTTATCCCGGGTTTgaccaatttattttttttttgagagtttgatcaaatttttctttcaaagagTAAGTACtctctttgtcccaatttatgttatatttttcgtttttcgagagtcaaagaatttaagtttgatcgagAATTTACGCgtgaaattttcaatttttttgaaatgaaatttgtataattgtaaactagataaaaagtattataagtcacaataattgataatttaaaatgtgtaaaagatctatgaaaaatttacaatcaaagttagatttatttgaatctcaaaattcttaaagtgccacataaaataggacggataaaataataaaaagtagaCTATAGAAGTTTGATCAAAatgaattgttttattttaactttttactaTATTTCATGTATCTTAATTTGATTGtacacaaaatattaaaaaataaaagatatagaaTTTTAAGATCTATGAACTCAAACTTACAAGgtgaaatataaaaattaagaagttATTAAACTTAAGAAAGTGTGCAGGTGTCAAGTAACTCTCCTAAATATCTGATCATCTAATTTTAGGAtgatttttacttcattttaaaataaaataaaattaagaggTACTAATATGatcccaaaaatgaaaaaaattgtacgtctcaatttatttgttaaaattttgagatttcattattaaatcttgatcacaaattcaaacataaaattcaTTATTATGTCATATATATTGAAGGCCTATTtccttttattatatttagtggATCTGTGGACCTTTACGAATCAATTATCTGTGGATATGAATAATTACAAAAAGAAGTTTATTACTGCAGACTGCACACTGCAgaattctttcttcttcttcttcgccTATTTCCATGTCTCTTCCTTCTCAGTTCTCCTTAGGTCAAACTTTCTCAGCCCTACTTCTATAAATACTCTTATTGTTCACTCATATCCCCATCAAACTCAATTTTCTTCATTCATCGAGTCTCTAACTCTCTTTCAACCTAATAAACTAAAGTAAAAGAACTTCCTTTGTTTACTTGAATCACTGCTTCTTGagttttatttcagttttgcaCGAAAAGAAATGACTGGGCTTTTCTCTTTATCAAAACATTCATCCCCTCCACATGCTTCTTCACAATCCACAACTCATAAATTCAGTGACACTTTAATGGAGGATACATTAAAGAACGCTGAAGAAATTATTAAAAGATGGGATCTTAATGAGTCCAGCTCAAATCTCTTTCAAGATAATAGAACAGAGGCTAAGCAGTTTCTGGATGCTGTAATTGATTTACAACATGCTATGCAGTTTGTTGTAAAGGAAAGTTCCACCTCCCAATTGCTTGTTCGAGCtcaaaatctaatgaaaatcgCCATGAAGAGACTTCAGAAGGAGTTCTACACCATTTTGGCCGGAAATCGATACTTTCTTGACTCGGAAAGTGGGTCAAGAGAATCCACCAGGTCCAGTGGTTCGGATGAAGATCAAGGTTCCGAAGATGATAATGCTGAAATTGAAGCTCGTTTTGCTGAGATTTCAATTGCTGATGAAGGTGAAAAGGTTTCTGTAGCTGTGGATCTGAAAGCTATTGCTGATTGTATGATTGAAGCAGGGTATGGAAAAGAATGCTCCAAGATTTACGAACTTAATCGAAAATCTGTCATCGAAGAGACATTGTATTACTTGGGGGTTGAAAATATTTCCCCTTCAACGGTTCAGAAAATGGAATGGAAAGATTTGGAGAAGAAAATCAAGATCTGGTTGAATGCTGTTAAAGTTGCTGTTAGTACTCTGTTTTACGGCGAGAGGATTCTCTGTGACCAAGTTTTCTCCATCTCCGATAGCATCAGAGAGTCTTGTTTCACAGGGATTGCAAAAGACAGTGCTCTAACTCTGTTCACCTTCCCGGAGATGGTGGCGAAATACAAGAAGCTATCTCTAGAGAAAATGTTCCGTATTCTCGACCTCTACGACTCTATTTCtgaactcttaagtgaaattgAAGTGATTTTCGGCTTCGATTCTACGGTTGCTGTTAAATCTCAGGCGCTGACCTCCATGGCCAAGCTCCGAGATGCTGCTCGAGCCATGCTGGCGGAGTTCGAATCGGCGATTAAGAAAGATTCATCTAAAGTAGTGGCTGGTGGCGGAATCCACCCTCTAACACGCTACGTTATGAACTACCTTATTTTCCTCAGTGATTACAGTGGACCCGTCTCCGATATTATCGCCGATTGGAAGGCAGTGGTAAAGTCACCGTTGCCGGAATCTTACCTCTTGAGTCCAATCGCCTACGACGGGGACTCACCGTCTTGTATCGTTTCCGTACGACTCACATGGCTTATCCTCGTTCTCCTCTGCAAACTCGACGGCAAAGCAGGGTTTTACGGGGACGTTCCGTTATCCTATTTGTTCTTAGCAAAcaacctaaactacgtcgtttcgAAAGTCCGACAATCCAGCCTGAAGCTCCTA is part of the Solanum stenotomum isolate F172 chromosome 8, ASM1918654v1, whole genome shotgun sequence genome and encodes:
- the LOC125873286 gene encoding exocyst complex component EXO70H1-like, whose translation is MTGLFSLSKHSSPPHASSQSTTHKFSDTLMEDTLKNAEEIIKRWDLNESSSNLFQDNRTEAKQFLDAVIDLQHAMQFVVKESSTSQLLVRAQNLMKIAMKRLQKEFYTILAGNRYFLDSESGSRESTRSSGSDEDQGSEDDNAEIEARFAEISIADEGEKVSVAVDLKAIADCMIEAGYGKECSKIYELNRKSVIEETLYYLGVENISPSTVQKMEWKDLEKKIKIWLNAVKVAVSTLFYGERILCDQVFSISDSIRESCFTGIAKDSALTLFTFPEMVAKYKKLSLEKMFRILDLYDSISELLSEIEVIFGFDSTVAVKSQALTSMAKLRDAARAMLAEFESAIKKDSSKVVAGGGIHPLTRYVMNYLIFLSDYSGPVSDIIADWKAVVKSPLPESYLLSPIAYDGDSPSCIVSVRLTWLILVLLCKLDGKAGFYGDVPLSYLFLANNLNYVVSKVRQSSLKLLLGPDWLSNHESKVEQYMANFKRMGWSSVMTSLPENSTAEISPAEAKECFCKFSLSFEETYWKQRSWVIPDPKLRDEVKISLAKKILSAYRPFYHKYGEKVAWMESGGGVESILRFAPDNVQNYLSDLFHGSSENSSTTSSSHGSSSRSTPTWSSPPQCR